Proteins from one Pseudomonas grandcourensis genomic window:
- the clsB gene encoding cardiolipin synthase ClsB: MSSQSMEKNTLEHIPAPPTREPTAVDVEYGWQGSNRVELLENGEAYFPRVFEALRRAQNEILLETFILFEDKVGNELQQILIEAAQRGVRTTVSLDGFGCGELSIGFLTALTAAGVHLQMFDPAPKRLGIRTNWFRRLHRKIVVVDGTVAFVGGINFSADHLADFGPEAKQDYSVEVQGPAVADIHHFALLQCGRPVRAKYWWQRRRQRRSELAFSDHDGQVRLVYRDNGEHQTDIEEVYRQVLRQAQRRVVIANAYFFPGFRLLREIRNAARRGVDVRLILQGQPDMRVAKLAARMTYDYLLKSGVKIYEYCERPLHGKVALVDEDWSTVGSSNLDPLSLSMNLEANVLIRDRGFNRHLFDRLEDLSDNHCQAMSHDIAPRGRVWHMTIGFLVFHFLRHFPAWAGWLPAHKPRLKPFPVPTGSADHEPR; encoded by the coding sequence GTGAGCAGCCAGTCGATGGAAAAAAACACGCTGGAACACATCCCCGCTCCGCCGACCCGCGAGCCGACAGCGGTCGATGTCGAATACGGCTGGCAAGGCAGCAATCGGGTCGAGCTGCTGGAGAATGGCGAGGCGTACTTTCCCCGGGTGTTTGAAGCCCTGCGCCGGGCGCAAAATGAAATCCTGCTGGAAACCTTCATTCTGTTCGAGGACAAGGTCGGCAATGAGCTGCAACAGATCCTGATCGAAGCTGCTCAACGCGGCGTGCGCACCACTGTCAGCCTCGACGGCTTTGGCTGCGGCGAACTGAGTATCGGGTTCCTCACCGCCCTGACCGCCGCCGGCGTGCATCTGCAAATGTTCGATCCGGCACCGAAACGCCTGGGCATCCGCACCAACTGGTTCCGGCGCCTGCACCGCAAGATTGTGGTGGTGGATGGCACCGTGGCGTTCGTCGGCGGGATCAACTTTTCCGCCGATCATCTGGCCGACTTCGGCCCCGAGGCCAAACAGGATTATTCCGTGGAAGTGCAAGGCCCGGCCGTGGCCGATATCCATCACTTCGCCCTGCTGCAATGCGGTCGCCCGGTGCGGGCCAAATACTGGTGGCAACGCCGTCGGCAGCGGCGTTCGGAACTGGCCTTCAGTGATCACGATGGTCAGGTGCGGCTGGTGTACCGCGACAACGGGGAACACCAGACCGACATCGAGGAGGTTTACCGCCAGGTGTTGCGCCAGGCGCAGCGCCGGGTGGTGATCGCCAACGCTTACTTCTTTCCCGGTTTCCGCCTGCTGCGCGAGATCCGCAACGCGGCTCGTCGAGGCGTGGATGTGCGGCTGATCCTGCAGGGCCAGCCAGACATGCGGGTGGCCAAGCTTGCGGCGCGCATGACCTACGATTACTTGCTCAAGTCCGGGGTGAAGATCTACGAATATTGCGAGCGCCCGCTGCACGGCAAGGTCGCGCTGGTGGATGAAGACTGGAGCACCGTTGGCTCGAGCAATCTCGACCCGTTGAGCCTGTCGATGAATCTGGAAGCCAACGTGCTGATCCGCGACCGAGGCTTCAATCGTCATCTGTTCGATCGCCTGGAAGACCTCAGCGACAACCATTGCCAGGCCATGTCTCACGACATCGCGCCACGCGGGCGTGTCTGGCACATGACCATCGGTTTTCTGGTGTTTCACTTCCTGCGGCATTTCCCGGCGTGGGCCGGTTGGTTGCCGGCGCATAAACCTCGCCTGAAACCCTTCCCTGTTCCGACCGGGAGCGCTGACCATGAACCGCGCTGA
- a CDS encoding endonuclease/exonuclease/phosphatase family protein — protein sequence MRVQGSSVTCRFTVLTVNTHKGFTALNRRFILPELREAVRSVSADVVFLQEVHGTHEQHPRRYTNWPTMPQYEFLADTLWPQFAYGRNAVYPAGDHGNALLSKFQIIRHDNLDVSISGHENRGLLHCVLRLPGDGQEVHAICVHLGLRETHRTAQLKLLAQRLDALPRDAPVIVAGDFNDWRQRADALLKPSGLREVFAAHHGKPARSFPARLPALRLDRIYVRNLKASHPRVLTSRPWSHLSDHVPLSVEIEL from the coding sequence ATGCGGGTACAGGGTTCGTCCGTCACTTGTCGTTTCACGGTGCTGACGGTCAACACCCATAAAGGCTTCACCGCGCTCAACCGGCGTTTCATCCTGCCGGAACTGCGTGAAGCGGTGCGCAGCGTGTCTGCCGACGTGGTGTTCTTGCAGGAAGTCCACGGCACCCACGAGCAGCATCCCAGGCGCTACACCAACTGGCCAACGATGCCGCAATACGAGTTCCTCGCCGACACCTTGTGGCCGCAGTTCGCCTATGGCCGCAATGCGGTATATCCGGCGGGCGATCACGGTAATGCGCTGTTGTCGAAGTTCCAGATCATCCGCCACGACAACCTCGATGTGTCCATCAGCGGGCACGAGAACCGCGGGCTCTTGCATTGTGTGTTGCGTTTGCCCGGCGACGGCCAGGAAGTGCACGCCATTTGCGTACACCTGGGGCTGCGCGAAACCCATCGCACCGCGCAATTGAAGCTCCTCGCCCAACGCCTGGACGCCCTGCCCCGTGACGCCCCGGTGATTGTCGCCGGGGACTTCAACGATTGGCGCCAGCGCGCCGATGCATTGCTCAAACCCAGCGGCTTGCGCGAAGTCTTCGCCGCGCACCATGGCAAACCGGCGCGCAGTTTTCCCGCGCGCTTGCCGGCATTGCGCCTGGACCGCATCTACGTGCGCAACCTCAAGGCCAGCCACCCGCGAGTGCTGACCTCCCGGCCCTGGTCGCACCTTTCCGACCACGTCCCGCTGTCGGTGGAGATCGAGCTGTGA
- a CDS encoding lysylphosphatidylglycerol synthase domain-containing protein: protein MNRAEHHTATHAKSPGKPHWSRWKRPLTMLFFLMLIVLFTMLAQRLEWNEVFDNLADFKVRTLIIASGLTLVSFLVYACFDLIGRTYIRQNLTWKQILPVGIISYAFNLNLSAWVGGIAMRYRLYSRLGVSKSNIAKILGLSLATNWFGYMVIAGAVFSSGLVRMPPGWKLSSSALQGVGVLLLLLSAGYLAACRFAKRREWAIRGIEIDLPSLHMAVLQLALGALNWSLMAAVIFTLLPSKLDYPLVLGVLLISAIAGVITHIPAGLGVLEAVFVALLQHEVKRGSLVAGLLAYRAIYFILPLLIALVMYLLVEAKAKALRIERKPK, encoded by the coding sequence ATGAACCGCGCTGAGCACCACACGGCAACTCACGCCAAAAGCCCTGGCAAGCCGCACTGGAGCCGCTGGAAACGACCGCTGACGATGCTGTTTTTCCTGATGCTGATCGTGCTGTTCACGATGCTCGCCCAGCGCCTGGAATGGAACGAAGTGTTCGATAACCTGGCGGATTTCAAGGTGCGCACGCTGATCATTGCGTCGGGGCTGACCCTGGTGAGTTTTCTGGTGTACGCCTGCTTCGACCTGATCGGCCGCACCTACATCCGCCAGAACCTGACCTGGAAGCAGATTCTGCCCGTAGGGATCATCAGCTACGCCTTCAACCTGAATCTGAGCGCCTGGGTCGGCGGTATCGCCATGCGTTACCGGCTGTATTCGCGGCTCGGGGTCAGCAAGAGCAACATCGCGAAAATCCTCGGCCTGAGCCTGGCGACCAACTGGTTTGGGTACATGGTGATTGCCGGCGCCGTGTTCAGCAGCGGGCTGGTGCGTATGCCGCCGGGCTGGAAGCTCAGCAGTAGCGCGCTGCAGGGCGTGGGAGTTTTGTTGTTACTGCTGAGCGCCGGGTACCTGGCGGCGTGCCGCTTTGCCAAACGTCGGGAGTGGGCGATTCGAGGCATCGAGATTGACCTGCCGTCGCTGCACATGGCGGTGCTGCAACTGGCCCTCGGTGCCCTGAACTGGTCGCTGATGGCGGCGGTGATTTTCACCTTGCTGCCGAGCAAACTGGATTATCCACTAGTATTGGGCGTGCTGTTGATCAGTGCCATCGCCGGGGTCATCACTCACATCCCGGCCGGGCTCGGCGTGCTGGAAGCCGTGTTCGTGGCGTTGCTGCAACACGAGGTTAAGCGGGGCAGCCTGGTGGCTGGACTGCTGGCCTATCGGGCGATTTATTTCATCCTGCCGCTGTTGATTGCCCTGGTGATGTATTTGCTGGTGGAGGCCAAGGCCAAGGCGTTGCGGATCGAGAGAAAACCCAAATAA